The following nucleotide sequence is from Psychromonas sp. psych-6C06.
GTGCCTTAGTTAACCTTGACGGGCAGCTGATAGGTGTTAATACCGCTATCCTTGGTCCTAATGGTGGCAACATTGGTATCGGCTTTGCTATCCCTTCCAATATGGTAAAAAACCTTGTCGAACAACTAGTACAGCATGGGGAAGTACGTCGTGGTGTATTAGGGGTGCGTGGTGGTGAAATAACGCCAGAGTTGGCAAAAAGCTTTTCTCTAGACTCACAACATGGCGCCTTTGTTTATGAAGTTAATACCGATTCAGCTGCTGAAAAGGCAGGCATTAAAGCCGGCGATATTATTGTTGCAGTTAATGGACGAAAAATTAAGAGTTTTGCTGAGCTTCGGGCTAAAGTGGGGACTTTAGGCAGTGGTAAAAAAGTTGAGTTAACACTGGTTCGCGATGGAGATACGCTAACTCGTAACGCTATCCTGCAAGATCCAGCGCAAATACAACAAAAACAGGCGGCAACTGTACACCCTGCACTTAACGGTGCGACCTTAGCAAATCTAGGCAAGCGTAAAGGGGTAGAAGTAGTTGCCATTACGCAAGGTTCAATGGCAGAACGTTATGGCTTACAAGTATCAGATGTGATTATCGGGATTAATAGAACACGCATTACGGATTTAGATTCATTACAAAAAATGATTGAATCGGCTCCGGCTGTTGTCGCATTAAATATTAAACGTGGCAATCAACACTTATATATCATCTTAGAGTAGTGATAATTGCCAACTTATAGCCCTAGTTTGCTAAAAATGTAATTAATTTTCAAAAAAAAGCCGAAAAAGCGAAGAAAAATGATCACAAATCATTTTTTCTTCGCTTTTTTCTTGTAAAATATGCGCCATTGAATAGGGATATCAAAAAGATTTAAAATTTTTTTATAAACTTGTAAGAAAACAACATAATCACTCTTGGAGAAAAGACGGTGAGAAAAACTAAAATAGTATGTACGATTGGTCCAAAATCAGAATCAAAAGAGATGTTAGCGAAGCTTGTTGAAAACGGTATGAACGTGATGCGTTTAAACTTCTCTCACGGTGACTTCGATGAGCATGGCGGTCGTATTACTCGTGTTCGTGAAGTATGTGCAGAAACAGGTAAAAACGTAGCAGTATTATTAGATACTAAAGGTCCAGAAATCCGTACGGTTAAATTAGCAAACGGCGATGACGTATTATTAACTGCGGGTCAAGAGTTCACTCTTTCTACAGACCAAACAATCGTTGGTGATAACACTATCGTTGCGGTAACTTACGAAAACCTTACTAAAGATTTAGCAGTAGGTAACACTGTATTATTAGACGATGGTCTAATCGAAATGACAGTTAAAAGCATCACTGATACAAACGTAGTTTGTGAAGTAATGAATACTGGCGAGCTTGGCGAAAACAAAGGTGTTAACTTACCAGGTGTTAAAGTTCAACTTCCTGCACTATCTCCTAAAGATAAAGGCGACCTTAAATTTGGTTGTGAGCAAAACGTTGACTTCGTTGCTGCATCATTCATTCGTAAGAAAGAAGACGTACTTGAAATCCGTGAGCTATTAAAAGCAAACGGCGGCGAAAACATCCAAATTATCTCTAAAATTGAGAACCAAGAAGGTGTTGATAACTTCGAAGAGATCCTAGCTGTTTCTGACGGTATCATGGTTGCTCGTGGTGACTTAGGTGTTGAAATCGCTGTTGAAGAAGTAATCTTCGCACAAAAAATGATGATCGAAAAAGCCAATGCAGCACGTAAGCCAGTAATCACTGCTACGCAAATGCTTGACTCAATGATCAAAAACCCACGTCCAACTCGTGCTGAAGCGGGTGATGTTGCAAATGCAATCATCGATGGTACTGATGCTGTAATGCTTTCTGGTGAGTCTGCTAAAGGTAAATACCCTGCAGAAGCTGTTGAAATCATGGCAACTATCTGTGAACGTACTGACGGCACTATCGCATCAAAAACTGATGAGAAAGAAGCTAACATCCGTATCACTGAAGCAGTATGTAGCGGTGCAGTAAACAACGCTGAGCAACTTGATGCTAAATTAATCATCGTTGCAACAGGCCAAGGTAAGTCTGCACGTTCTTTACGTAAATACTTCCCTTCTGCTCAAATCTTAGCGCTAACAAGCAATGCTAAGACTCGCCAACAGTTAGCATTAACTAAAGGTGTTTCTGCTAAAGTGATTGAGCAACAAGATTCTATCGAAGAGTTCTACAAGCTAGGTATGGACTTTGCTAAAGAGCAAGGTTTAGTAGTTGCTGGTGACAAAGTCGTTATCGTTTCTGGTGCGCTTGTTTCTTCAGGTACTACAAACACTTCTTCTGTACACGTTATTGCTTAAGATTGGCTACAAAATACTTAATATTCTGTTTTCAAAATAGAATAAGATATTTTGTAACGATTTTATAATCACTAACTCAGAATCAAACAAAGCACTGCCTCGGCGGTGCTTTTTTTTAAGTGCAATTTATTAGCTCACAAATCCCATCAAAACATCACTAACTCAACGACATATTACGCTATACTCCCTCTTTTATTTTTCCGATTGATAGGGCCATAAAAGATGAGTGAATCCTTAGATTTAAGCTTACAGGGAATCGAACAATTACCGCTGGCTAAATTTACTGAAGATGCCTACCTCAACTACTCAATGTACGTGATCATGGACAGGGCATTACCACATATTGGTGATGGTCTAAAACCGGTGCAACGTCGTATTGTATACGCGATGTCAGAGCTGGGTTTGTCTGCACTTTCCAAGCATAAAAAATCAGCGCGTACTGTCGGTGATGTATTGGGTAAATACCACCCACATGGTGATAGCGCCTGTTACGAAGCAATGGTATTAATGGCGCAACCTTTTTCATATCGCTACCCATTAATCGATGGTCAAGGTAACTGGGGCGCGCCGGATGATCCAAAATCGTTCGCAGCCATGCGTTACACAGAATCACGTTTATCGGCATTTTCCGAATTATTACTGTCTGAAATAGGACAAGGCACAACAGATTGGAAGCCTAATTTCGATGGCACCATGAAAGAGCCT
It contains:
- the pykF gene encoding pyruvate kinase PykF; protein product: MRKTKIVCTIGPKSESKEMLAKLVENGMNVMRLNFSHGDFDEHGGRITRVREVCAETGKNVAVLLDTKGPEIRTVKLANGDDVLLTAGQEFTLSTDQTIVGDNTIVAVTYENLTKDLAVGNTVLLDDGLIEMTVKSITDTNVVCEVMNTGELGENKGVNLPGVKVQLPALSPKDKGDLKFGCEQNVDFVAASFIRKKEDVLEIRELLKANGGENIQIISKIENQEGVDNFEEILAVSDGIMVARGDLGVEIAVEEVIFAQKMMIEKANAARKPVITATQMLDSMIKNPRPTRAEAGDVANAIIDGTDAVMLSGESAKGKYPAEAVEIMATICERTDGTIASKTDEKEANIRITEAVCSGAVNNAEQLDAKLIIVATGQGKSARSLRKYFPSAQILALTSNAKTRQQLALTKGVSAKVIEQQDSIEEFYKLGMDFAKEQGLVVAGDKVVIVSGALVSSGTTNTSSVHVIA
- a CDS encoding DegQ family serine endoprotease; translated protein: MKKSFSVFLILFTLVTFQSSAFAALPFFSDEPPTLAPLVEKVSPAVVSISVSGKATAQSPMNDLFEFFNQQRRAPIEREFRGLGSGVIIDADKGYIITNHHVIEHADEIKIELKSGKILDAQLIGQDKQSDIALLKVDVTKHRNITLNEIKFADSDKLRVGDFAIAIGNPFGLGQTVTSGIISALGRSGLNLENLENFIQTDAAINSGNSGGALVNLDGQLIGVNTAILGPNGGNIGIGFAIPSNMVKNLVEQLVQHGEVRRGVLGVRGGEITPELAKSFSLDSQHGAFVYEVNTDSAAEKAGIKAGDIIVAVNGRKIKSFAELRAKVGTLGSGKKVELTLVRDGDTLTRNAILQDPAQIQQKQAATVHPALNGATLANLGKRKGVEVVAITQGSMAERYGLQVSDVIIGINRTRITDLDSLQKMIESAPAVVALNIKRGNQHLYIILE